The following coding sequences lie in one Caproicibacterium argilliputei genomic window:
- a CDS encoding AraC family transcriptional regulator, with protein sequence MEWTQSLKLTISYIESHLLTEMTIQEIADTVCLSPFYFQKGFRIMTGYSVGEYIRQRRLYLAALESLSGQEKVIDLAYKYGYQTPESFTKAFIRFHGVSPAQLRGNASKIKVFLPLKITVTIQGGNDMDFTVQHMDPVQVIGFEKSFSEDSSYKEIPQFWSAFSEKCTSKSNSSEVQQVIDSCMVGEFGICIDDLNDGKQFRYMIAGTYKGGPVPDGMQLYTLPAGSWAKFRCVGPMPGALQSVNTEIFKNWLPGNPDYEIAQGISVEWYSLGEMSSPDYESEIWIPVKEK encoded by the coding sequence ATGGAGTGGACGCAAAGCTTAAAGCTGACAATTTCATACATCGAATCACATTTGCTTACGGAAATGACCATACAGGAAATCGCCGACACGGTATGCCTGTCACCGTTTTACTTTCAAAAAGGATTTCGGATAATGACCGGTTACTCGGTCGGAGAGTACATCCGTCAGCGACGGCTGTACCTTGCCGCACTGGAATCCCTGTCCGGTCAGGAAAAAGTCATTGACTTGGCATACAAGTACGGCTACCAAACGCCAGAAAGCTTTACAAAAGCATTTATTCGCTTTCACGGCGTGTCCCCGGCACAGCTGCGCGGCAATGCATCCAAAATCAAAGTGTTTCTCCCCCTGAAAATTACTGTAACCATACAGGGAGGCAATGACATGGATTTTACTGTTCAACACATGGACCCCGTACAGGTAATCGGATTTGAAAAATCTTTTTCCGAAGACAGCTCTTACAAGGAGATTCCACAGTTCTGGAGCGCGTTCAGCGAAAAATGCACTTCCAAGTCCAATTCATCAGAGGTACAGCAGGTAATAGATAGCTGTATGGTCGGCGAGTTCGGCATCTGCATCGATGACCTGAACGACGGCAAACAGTTTCGCTACATGATTGCGGGAACTTATAAGGGCGGACCTGTTCCGGATGGGATGCAGCTTTACACCCTGCCCGCCGGGTCTTGGGCAAAGTTCCGCTGCGTTGGCCCGATGCCCGGTGCTCTGCAGTCCGTCAACACGGAGATTTTTAAAAATTGGCTTCCCGGCAATCCGGACTACGAAATTGCGCAGGGTATCAGTGTGGAATGGTATTCACTGGGTGAAATGAGCTCCCCAGACTACGAAAGCGAGATCTGGATTCCGGTCAAGGAAAAATAA
- a CDS encoding TIGR04076 family protein: MPKVKLTITESRCRSGCHKTGDTFLVEDLCPPICHELWNCAYPMVYALLNGGTLDYGSDKTPAFDLKCPDGGRVTLHGELLAEQSPQTKESRKRQDK; encoded by the coding sequence ATGCCGAAAGTCAAGCTGACCATCACCGAAAGCCGCTGCCGGAGCGGCTGCCATAAAACCGGCGATACCTTTCTGGTAGAAGACTTATGTCCGCCCATTTGCCATGAACTGTGGAACTGCGCTTATCCCATGGTTTATGCCCTGCTCAACGGCGGTACGCTGGACTACGGCTCCGACAAAACGCCTGCATTCGACCTCAAGTGCCCGGACGGTGGCCGTGTGACCCTGCACGGAGAACTTCTTGCGGAGCAGAGTCCGCAGACAAAAGAAAGCAGAAAAAGACAGGACAAATGA
- a CDS encoding MalY/PatB family protein, whose protein sequence is MRYDFSSKVERRNTGSYKWDEMYRKKPDVSPDTIPFSVADMELMNPPEIIMGLQSFLDSAVLGYTGMTPAYRQAVVSWMKRHHGWEPQESWMVTSPGVVPAFFNAVRAFTEPGDGVILMPPVYYPFLGAIEKNGRTAVENPLLLQGSRYTIDFADLERKARDPKNKLLLFCSPHNPVGRVWSKEELCRVAEICLANHVFVVSDEIHSDLLLPGVEHTVFATLSEEAAQNCIVCTAPSKTFNLAGMQTSNIFIPNAERRKRFEQEFAKAAMGGVGILGLKACQIAYTECDEWLRQLCELLQQNHELVRDFMAQNLPQVKVFPLEGTYLQWMDFRGLGMDYRELETFMQQKAEWFLDEGYVFGKEGRGFERLNLACPTAVLQEALERLLDALQNA, encoded by the coding sequence ATGCGGTATGATTTTTCCTCAAAAGTAGAACGCCGGAATACGGGTTCTTATAAATGGGACGAGATGTACAGAAAAAAGCCGGATGTTTCACCGGACACCATCCCCTTTTCCGTGGCGGATATGGAACTGATGAATCCTCCGGAAATCATTATGGGACTGCAGAGTTTTTTGGACTCTGCAGTGCTGGGTTACACGGGCATGACGCCGGCGTACCGGCAGGCGGTTGTCAGCTGGATGAAGCGCCACCACGGCTGGGAACCGCAGGAGAGTTGGATGGTTACCTCACCGGGTGTGGTGCCGGCTTTCTTCAATGCGGTGCGGGCGTTTACCGAACCGGGCGACGGCGTGATTCTAATGCCGCCGGTGTATTATCCCTTTTTGGGCGCGATTGAAAAAAACGGCCGCACCGCGGTCGAAAACCCGCTGCTGCTGCAGGGCAGCCGCTACACCATTGACTTTGCGGATTTGGAGCGGAAAGCGCGGGACCCGAAAAACAAGCTGCTGCTTTTCTGCAGTCCGCACAATCCGGTCGGGCGCGTATGGAGCAAGGAGGAACTGTGCCGCGTTGCGGAAATCTGCCTTGCAAATCACGTGTTTGTGGTTTCCGATGAGATTCACTCGGATCTGCTGCTGCCCGGTGTGGAGCACACGGTGTTTGCCACACTGTCCGAAGAAGCGGCGCAGAACTGTATCGTTTGTACCGCACCGAGCAAGACCTTTAATCTGGCGGGAATGCAGACTTCTAATATTTTTATTCCCAATGCGGAGCGCCGTAAACGCTTTGAGCAGGAATTTGCAAAGGCAGCCATGGGCGGCGTCGGCATTCTCGGTTTGAAAGCCTGCCAGATTGCATACACGGAGTGTGATGAGTGGCTGCGGCAGCTTTGTGAGCTGCTGCAGCAGAACCACGAGCTGGTGCGGGACTTTATGGCGCAGAACCTGCCGCAGGTCAAGGTGTTTCCGCTGGAGGGCACGTATCTGCAGTGGATGGACTTCCGCGGCTTGGGCATGGACTACAGGGAACTGGAAACGTTCATGCAGCAGAAAGCAGAATGGTTTCTGGACGAAGGTTATGTGTTTGGAAAAGAGGGGCGCGGCTTTGAGCGATTGAACCTTGCGTGCCCCACAGCGGTGCTGCAGGAGGCGCTGGAACGCCTGCTGGACGCCCTGCAGAACGCCTGA
- a CDS encoding AIM24 family protein, translating into MYRISNFLENDDVDTLAAMGPFTVAEYQRDLSVMPDTAQQAYFANEMHVRKRQVICDLSKTSGVTVQAGAMQWMVGNVQATTGIKSVGDLFGKAVRGKVTGESAIKPEYVGDGTLVLEPTYRHILLMNLKDWNGSVVLDDGLFLACESSLKQKAVMRSNFSSAVAGGEGLFNLSVQGEGVLCLESHCPQEELITIDLQDDVLKVDGNMAIAWSGSLDFTVERSGKSLIGSAASGEGLVNVYRGTGKVLLAPVLRGTV; encoded by the coding sequence ATGTATCGTATTTCAAATTTTCTGGAGAACGACGATGTGGACACCCTGGCGGCCATGGGGCCTTTTACAGTTGCGGAGTACCAGCGCGACTTGAGCGTGATGCCGGACACTGCCCAGCAAGCATACTTTGCAAATGAAATGCACGTGCGCAAGCGGCAGGTGATCTGTGATCTTTCTAAAACCAGTGGCGTTACCGTGCAGGCAGGTGCCATGCAGTGGATGGTGGGAAATGTGCAGGCAACCACCGGCATCAAAAGCGTTGGCGACCTGTTTGGCAAGGCCGTGCGCGGCAAGGTGACTGGTGAATCTGCCATTAAACCAGAGTATGTGGGGGACGGGACTCTGGTTTTGGAGCCGACCTATCGCCACATTCTACTGATGAATCTGAAAGACTGGAACGGTTCTGTGGTGCTGGATGATGGCCTGTTCCTGGCGTGCGAATCCAGCCTGAAGCAGAAAGCGGTCATGCGTTCTAACTTTTCCTCTGCGGTTGCCGGCGGCGAGGGACTGTTTAACCTGAGTGTGCAGGGCGAGGGCGTGCTTTGTCTGGAATCCCACTGCCCGCAGGAAGAACTAATAACCATAGACCTGCAGGACGACGTACTCAAGGTGGACGGCAATATGGCTATCGCGTGGAGCGGCAGCCTGGACTTTACCGTCGAACGTTCCGGCAAGTCGCTGATTGGCTCTGCCGCCTCCGGCGAGGGGCTGGTCAATGTTTACCGCGGCACCGGCAAAGTGCTGCTGGCGCCGGTTCTGCGGGGTACCGTTTAA
- a CDS encoding kinase to dihydroxyacetone kinase, giving the protein MLEFRYDTQLLIDGQNLSEDTVNDYLRTNIPGDCLLAVGGEDVLKIHYHTNTPWKVLEYCATLGEIYDIVVEDMERQAKGLHG; this is encoded by the coding sequence ATGCTGGAATTTCGCTATGATACACAATTACTGATTGACGGCCAAAACCTGTCCGAAGACACCGTAAACGATTATCTGCGCACAAATATTCCGGGTGACTGCCTGCTGGCGGTCGGCGGCGAGGATGTGCTGAAAATCCACTACCATACCAACACGCCGTGGAAGGTACTGGAGTACTGCGCCACGCTGGGCGAGATTTATGACATTGTCGTTGAGGACATGGAGCGTCAGGCAAAGGGGCTGCATGGCTAA
- a CDS encoding GNAT family N-acetyltransferase: MPTLCTENDRARIYQYIAKEPEMNLFFYGDLENFGVQGGPIKVWAFPGAQDWDCLLLQFYDSYIVYSPSKDYNAATVAEFLKGRTCDCISGKLELVQKLTPFFPKLELQPTYMCRCNQLRDEATAPLPQDVQIRLLEEADFPQLLELLSGIQEFEKSDLGPEKAMERQLENYRHGSLTYGVYRGERLLATAATTADNSQNAMVVSVATRPEERGHGYASAAVAALCQASFAKGRKFLCLFYDNPAAGRIYLRLGFEKIGQYAMLH, translated from the coding sequence ATGCCAACCTTGTGCACAGAAAATGACCGTGCCCGCATCTACCAGTACATCGCCAAGGAACCGGAAATGAACCTGTTCTTTTACGGAGATCTTGAAAACTTTGGCGTACAGGGCGGCCCTATAAAAGTCTGGGCTTTCCCCGGCGCGCAGGATTGGGACTGCCTGCTGCTGCAGTTTTACGATTCTTATATTGTCTACAGCCCATCAAAAGACTACAACGCCGCAACCGTCGCGGAATTTCTGAAAGGCCGCACCTGCGACTGCATCAGCGGCAAGCTGGAGCTGGTGCAAAAGCTCACGCCGTTTTTCCCCAAGCTCGAATTGCAACCGACCTATATGTGCCGTTGTAACCAACTGCGGGACGAAGCTACTGCACCACTGCCGCAGGACGTACAAATCCGGCTTTTAGAGGAAGCGGACTTTCCGCAGCTGCTGGAGTTGCTTTCGGGCATTCAGGAATTTGAAAAAAGCGATCTGGGACCGGAAAAAGCCATGGAACGGCAACTGGAGAACTACCGCCACGGCAGCCTGACCTACGGTGTTTACCGTGGTGAGCGTCTGCTTGCCACAGCTGCCACCACAGCAGACAACAGCCAGAACGCCATGGTGGTGTCGGTTGCCACCCGCCCGGAGGAGCGCGGCCACGGCTACGCCAGCGCGGCTGTTGCGGCGCTGTGCCAGGCAAGCTTCGCAAAGGGGCGCAAGTTCCTGTGCCTCTTTTACGACAATCCGGCCGCAGGCCGCATCTACCTGCGGCTGGGCTTTGAAAAAATCGGTCAGTACGCGATGCTGCACTGA